From Solea senegalensis isolate Sse05_10M linkage group LG7, IFAPA_SoseM_1, whole genome shotgun sequence, a single genomic window includes:
- the gtf2f2a gene encoding general transcription factor IIF subunit 2 isoform X1, with protein MSEKGEVDLTGAKQNTGVWLVKVPKYLSQQWAKATGRGEVGKLRICKKGNQGKAEVSFTLNEELTVIEGKDAKTVSAPRDHPFTMQTVGGQTLAVFTENSSGQSEERSDGSSSGSGAGSGPDKIALEGVVVQRAECRPAVSESYMRLKRLQIEESSKPVRLSQQLDRAVTSNYKPVANHTYNLEYERKKKEEGKRARADKQQVLDMLFSAFEKHQYYNIKDLVDITKQPVSYLKEILRDIGIYNMKGTHKNTWELKPEYRHYQGEEKTDE; from the exons atgtcagaaaagGGGGAAGTAGATTTAACTGGTGCCAAACAGAATACCGGCGTGTGGCTTGTAAAG GTACCCAAATACCTTTCTCAGCAATGGGCAAAAGCAACAGGCAGAGGCGAGGTTGGGAAACTCCGGATCTGCAA GAAAGGAAACCAGGGAAAAGCAGAG GTGagcttcactttgaatgaagAGCTGACTGTGATTGAAGGTAAAGATGCCAAGACGGTGTCTGCACCTCGTGATCACCCGTTCACCATGCAGACAGTGGGAGGTCAGACGTTGGCAGTCTTCACAGAGAATTCATCag GCCAGTCAGAAGAGAGATCTGACGGCAGCAGCTCAGGTTCGGGGGCGGGGTCAGGTCCAG ATAAAATAGCCTTGGAAGGAGTGGTGGTGCAGAGAGCAGAGTGTAGACCTGCTGTGAGTGAAAGCTACATGAGGCTGAAGAG GTTACAAATAGAAGAGTCCAGTAAGCCAGTCAGGTTGTCACAGCAACTGGACAGAGCTGTCACCAGCAACTACAAACCTGTGGCCAACCACACTTACAAT CTGGAGTAcgagaggaaaaagaaggaggagggcAAGAGAGCCCGAGCTGACAAACAGCAGGTGTTGgacatgttgttttctgcttttgagAAGCACCAGTACTACAACATCAAAGACCTTGTGGACATCACCAAACAGCCTGTG TCTTACTTGAAGGAAATCCTGCGGGATATCGGCATCTACAACATGAAGGGAACACACAAGAACACCTGGGAGCTCAAACCAGAGTACAGACATTACCAAGGCGAGGAAAAGACTGATGAATAG
- the gtf2f2a gene encoding general transcription factor IIF subunit 2 isoform X2: protein MSEKGEVDLTGAKQNTGVWLVKVPKYLSQQWAKATGRGEVGKLRICKKGNQGKAEVSFTLNEELTVIEGKDAKTVSAPRDHPFTMQTVGGQTLAVFTENSSDKIALEGVVVQRAECRPAVSESYMRLKRLQIEESSKPVRLSQQLDRAVTSNYKPVANHTYNLEYERKKKEEGKRARADKQQVLDMLFSAFEKHQYYNIKDLVDITKQPVSYLKEILRDIGIYNMKGTHKNTWELKPEYRHYQGEEKTDE from the exons atgtcagaaaagGGGGAAGTAGATTTAACTGGTGCCAAACAGAATACCGGCGTGTGGCTTGTAAAG GTACCCAAATACCTTTCTCAGCAATGGGCAAAAGCAACAGGCAGAGGCGAGGTTGGGAAACTCCGGATCTGCAA GAAAGGAAACCAGGGAAAAGCAGAG GTGagcttcactttgaatgaagAGCTGACTGTGATTGAAGGTAAAGATGCCAAGACGGTGTCTGCACCTCGTGATCACCCGTTCACCATGCAGACAGTGGGAGGTCAGACGTTGGCAGTCTTCACAGAGAATTCATCag ATAAAATAGCCTTGGAAGGAGTGGTGGTGCAGAGAGCAGAGTGTAGACCTGCTGTGAGTGAAAGCTACATGAGGCTGAAGAG GTTACAAATAGAAGAGTCCAGTAAGCCAGTCAGGTTGTCACAGCAACTGGACAGAGCTGTCACCAGCAACTACAAACCTGTGGCCAACCACACTTACAAT CTGGAGTAcgagaggaaaaagaaggaggagggcAAGAGAGCCCGAGCTGACAAACAGCAGGTGTTGgacatgttgttttctgcttttgagAAGCACCAGTACTACAACATCAAAGACCTTGTGGACATCACCAAACAGCCTGTG TCTTACTTGAAGGAAATCCTGCGGGATATCGGCATCTACAACATGAAGGGAACACACAAGAACACCTGGGAGCTCAAACCAGAGTACAGACATTACCAAGGCGAGGAAAAGACTGATGAATAG
- the gpalpp1 gene encoding GPALPP motifs-containing protein 1, with product MSSDKPIGPALPPMFRNEESDEDSDDENGFAGPALPPGYKRGEASSSSDESEQEVSVKRAKTSHNKEEEKSKISDDDDDGFFGPALPPGFKKQQSSPERPPVLGPALPPGFRRASHDDDDNSDGKDGESFPGPALPPGYQAQPSSSEGEEEDVFGPMPAKGPIIHSVAQDFERRAKRMKDKLTGADETPEVVTRETWMTELPPELQHIGLGARTFKKKSGPENKDRSIWTDTPADRERKVQERLEAKKKGEKEKDSVPQIPHKDLEMAEKVSQYNDSKRAESLMSLHSKKLKEKEKEKADAPVERRPFDRDEDLQVNRFDEAQKQRLLKKSQELNTRFSHSKDRMFL from the exons ATGTCGTCTGATAAACCAATTGGCCCAGCTCTGCCTCCGATGTTCAGGAACGAAGAAAGCGACGAAGACTCTGATGATGAAAATGGGT TCGCTGGCCCCGCTCTGCCTCCTGGTTACAAACGGGGAGAGGCGTCGAGCTCGTCGGATGAGAGTGAGCAGGAGGTGTCGGTGAAAAGAGCCAAGACAAGTCACAACAAAGA ggaGGAGAAATCAAAGATAtcagacgatgatgatgacggttTCTTTGGACCAGCTCTTCCACCGGGATTTAAGAAACAACAGAGTTCACCAGAAAG GCCGCCCGTGCTGGGACCAGCTTTACCACCTGGGTTTCGCAGAGCATCACATGATGACGATGATAATAGTGATGGGAAAGATGGAGAGAGTTTCCCAGGGCCTGCTCTGCCCCCAGGTTACCAGGCTCAGCCCTCCAGTagcgagggagaggaggaggatgtgtttGGACCAATGCCAGCGAAAGGGCCTATCATTCACTCTGTGGCTCAGGACTTTGAGCGTCGAGCAAAGAGGATGAAAGACAAGCTCACGGGAGCAGAT GAAACTCCCGAGGTGGTGACCAGAGAAACGTGGATGACAGAGCTCCCACCAGAACTGCAGCACATCGGCTTAGGGGCCCGAACTTTCAAGAAGAAATCTGGCCCAGAGAACAAAGATCGCTCGATTTGGACAGATACACCAGCGGACAGGGAGCGCAAGGTCCAG GAACGCCTCGAGGCAAAGAAGAAgggggagaaggagaaagacagTGTCCCACAAATTCCACACAAGGATTTGGAAATGGCAGAGAAGGTGTCTCAGTATAAT GACTCCAAACGTGCTGAATCCCTGATGAGTTTGCACTCTAAGAAgttgaaagagaaggaaaaggagaaggCCGACGCGCCAGTGGAGAGGAGGCCATTCGATCGGGACGAAGACCTGCAGGTGAACCGCTTCGACGAGGCACAGAAGCAGCGGCTGCTGAAGAAATCTCAGGAACTGAACACGCGTTTCTCCCACAGCAAAGACCGAATGTTCCTGTAG
- the ercc3 gene encoding general transcription and DNA repair factor IIH helicase subunit XPB isoform X1, whose translation MGKRDKGDRDKKSKKRFHEDDDDDEEAVGSESQEAIPAAAGKQVDESGTKLDEYGGKDYRSQMLLKDDHSSRPIWVAPDGHIFLEAFSPVYRYAQDFLVAIAEPVCRPNHVHEYKLTAYSLYAAVSVGLQTSDIVEYLQKLSKTSLPEGIIQFIKLCTVSYGKVKLVLKRNRYFAESAFPDVIQRLLQDSVIRKCRLRTVDGDETELITEIIHSKSAISKSVQEKEGMSNSQQSSEGQSSTQQVPEDIFSYYEQMDKEEEEEEETQTVSFEIQQEMIEELQKRCIQLEYPLLAEYDFRNDTVNPDINIDLKPTAVLRPYQEKSLRKMFGNGRARSGVIVLPCGAGKSLVGVTAACTVRKRCLVLGNSAVSVEQWKSQFKMWSTIDDSQICRFTSDAKDKPIGCSVAISTYSMLGHTTKRSWEAERVMEWMRSQEWGLIILDEVHTIPAKMFRRVLTIVQAHCKLGLTATLVREDDKIVDLNFLIGPKLYEANWMELQNNGYIAKVQCAEVWCPMSPEFYREYVAIKTKKRILLYTMNPNKFRACQFLIRFHERRNDKIIVFADNVFALKEYAIRLNKPYIYGPTSQGERMQILQNFKHNPKINTIFISKVGDTSFDLPEANCLIQISSHGGSRRQEAQRLGRVLRAKKGMAAEEYNAYFYSLVSQDTQEMAYSTKRQRFLVDQGYSFKVITKLAGMEEEDLMFSNRDDQQLLLQKVLAASDLDAEEEVVSGELGARPQFSRRTGTMSSMSGADDTVYMEYQSRGGKSSANAKGVHPLFKRFRK comes from the exons ATGGGTAAAAGGGATAAAGGAGACCGGG ACAAGAAGTCCAAAAAGCGTTTCCAtgaggacgatgatgacgatgaagagGCGGTGGGCAGCGAGTCTCAGGAGGCCAtacctgctgctgcagggaaACAAGTGGATGAGTCTGGTACCAAACTGGATGAATATGGAGGCAAAGACTACAGATCTCAGATGCTGCTCAAGGATGATCACTCTTCACGTCCAATCTGGGTG GCTCCAGATGGACACATCTTTCTGGAAGCCTTCTCCCCAGTATACAGGTATGCACAGGATTTCTTGGTGGCCATTGCAGAGCCAGTGTGTAGGCCTAACCACGTCCATGAGTACAAGCTGACAGCCTACTCCCTGTATGCAGCTGTCAGTGTGGGGCTGCAGACCTCTGATATTGTGGAGTACCTGCAGAAACTCAGCAAAACCTCTTTACCTGAGGGAATCATTCAGTTCATTAAG CTCTGCACAGTGAGCTACGGCAAAGTTAAGCTGGTGCTCAAGCGCAACAG GTATTTTGCTGAGAGTGCCTTCCCCGACGTGATCCAGCGCCTCTTGCAGGACAGTGTTATTCGTAAATGTCGCCTGCGTACCGTGGATGGAGACGAGACTGAGCTCATCACAGAAATCATCCACAGCAAGTCAGCG ATCTCCAAGTCAGTCCAGGAAAAGGAAGGCATGTCCAACTCACAGCAGTCCAGTGAGGGTCAAAGCTCCACCCAGCAAGTCCCGGAGGACATCTTCAGCTACTATGAGCAGATGgataaagaagaggaggaggaagaggagacgcAGACGGTTTCCTTCGAGATTCAACAG GAGATGATTGAGGAGCTGCAGAAGCGCTGCATTCAGCTGGAGTATCCCCTCCTAGCAGAGTACGACTTTCGCAATGATACCGTCAACCCAGACATCAACATAGACCTGAAACCCACCGCTGTGCTGCGGCCGTATCAGGAAAAGAGTCTGCGCAAGATGTTTGGCAATGGACGTGCTCGCTCTGGAGTCATCGTGCTGCCCTGCG GAGCTGGGAAATCTCTTGTGGGCGTGACAGCAGCGTGCACAGTGCGCAAACGCTGTCTGGTTTTGGGTAACTCCGCTGTGTCTGTGGAGCAGTGGAAGTCCCAGTTCAAGATGTGGTCCACAATCGACGATTCTCAGATCTGCCGCTTCACCTCAGACGCCAAGGACAAACCCATCGGCTGCTCGGTGGCCATTAGCACCTACTCCATGTTGGGTCACACCACCAAGCGCTCCTGGGAGGCTGAGAGGGTCATGGAGTGGATGCGGAGTCAGGAGTGGGGACTCATCATCCTGGATGAGGTGCACACGATCCCTG CCAAGATGTTTCGTCGCGTTCTCACCATCGTCCAGGCTCACTGCAAACTGGGGCTCACTGCCACTCTGGTCAGGGAAGATGACAAGATCGTGGACCTCAACTTCCTCATTGGGCCTAAGCTGTATGAAGCTAACTGGATGGAACTGCAGAACAACGGTTACATTGCCAAAGTCCAGTGTGCAGAG gtATGGTGCCCGATGTCTCCAGAGTTTTACAGAGAGTATGTGGCCATAAAGACAAAGAAGCGCATCCTGCTTTACACCATGAACCCTAACAAGTTCCGTGCCTGCCAGTTCCTCATCCGCTTTCACGAGCGCCGCAACGACAAGATCATCGTCTTTGCCGACAACGTGTTTGCTTTAAAGGAGTACGCCATTCGCCTCAATAA GCCGTACATCTATGGTCCAACCTCTCAGGGGGAGCGCATGCAGATTTTGCAGAACTTCAAACACAACCCAAAGATCAACACGATTTTTATTTCCAAG GTTGGAGACACCTCCTTTGACTTGCCTGAGGCCAATTGTCTGATCCAGATCTCCTCCCATGGTGGATCACGTAGGCAGGAGGCCCAGAGGCTCGGAAGAGTCTTACGAGCCAAAAAAG GAATGGCAGCAGAGGAGTATAATGCCTACTTCTACTCACTGGTGTCCCAGGACACACAGGAGATGGCTTATTCGACCAAGAGGCAGAGGTTCCTGGTGGACCAAGGTTACAGCTTTAAg GTCATCACTAAATTGGCagggatggaggaagaggaCTTGATGTTCTCCAACAGAGACGatcaacagctgctgctgcagaaggtGCTGGCTGCTTCAGACCTGGAcgctgaggaggaggtggtgtcAGGGGAGCTGGGCGCACGGCCACAG TTCTCGAGGCGAACAGGCACCATGAGCTCCATGTCGGGCGCAGACGACACCGTCTACATGGAATATCAAAGCCGCGGCGGCAAGTCCTCTGCAAACGCCAAGGGTGTTCATCCGCTGTTCAAGCGCTTCAGGAAGTAG
- the ercc3 gene encoding general transcription and DNA repair factor IIH helicase subunit XPB isoform X2, with amino-acid sequence MGKRDKGDRDKKSKKRFHEDDDDDEEAVGSESQEAIPAAAGKQVDESGTKLDEYGGKDYRSQMLLKDDHSSRPIWVAPDGHIFLEAFSPVYRYAQDFLVAIAEPVCRPNHVHEYKLTAYSLYAAVSVGLQTSDIVEYLQKLSKTSLPEGIIQFIKLCTVSYGKVKLVLKRNRYFAESAFPDVIQRLLQDSVIRKCRLRTVDGDETELITEIIHSKSAISKSVQEKEGMSNSQQSSEGQSSTQQVPEDIFSYYEQMDKEEEEEEETQTVSFEIQQEMIEELQKRCIQLEYPLLAEYDFRNDTVNPDINIDLKPTAVLRPYQEKSLRKMFGNGRARSGVIVLPCGAGKSLVGVTAACTVRKRCLVLGNSAVSVEQWKSQFKMWSTIDDSQICRFTSDAKDKPIGCSVAISTYSMLGHTTKRSWEAERVMEWMRSQEWGLIILDEVHTIPAKMFRRVLTIVQAHCKLGLTATLVREDDKIVDLNFLIGPKLYEANWMELQNNGYIAKVQCAEVWCPMSPEFYREYVAIKTKKRILLYTMNPNKFRACQFLIRFHERRNDKIIVFADNVFALKEYAIRLNKPYIYGPTSQGERMQILQNFKHNPKINTIFISKVGDTSFDLPEANCLIQISSHGGSRRQEAQRLGRVLRAKKRNGSRGV; translated from the exons ATGGGTAAAAGGGATAAAGGAGACCGGG ACAAGAAGTCCAAAAAGCGTTTCCAtgaggacgatgatgacgatgaagagGCGGTGGGCAGCGAGTCTCAGGAGGCCAtacctgctgctgcagggaaACAAGTGGATGAGTCTGGTACCAAACTGGATGAATATGGAGGCAAAGACTACAGATCTCAGATGCTGCTCAAGGATGATCACTCTTCACGTCCAATCTGGGTG GCTCCAGATGGACACATCTTTCTGGAAGCCTTCTCCCCAGTATACAGGTATGCACAGGATTTCTTGGTGGCCATTGCAGAGCCAGTGTGTAGGCCTAACCACGTCCATGAGTACAAGCTGACAGCCTACTCCCTGTATGCAGCTGTCAGTGTGGGGCTGCAGACCTCTGATATTGTGGAGTACCTGCAGAAACTCAGCAAAACCTCTTTACCTGAGGGAATCATTCAGTTCATTAAG CTCTGCACAGTGAGCTACGGCAAAGTTAAGCTGGTGCTCAAGCGCAACAG GTATTTTGCTGAGAGTGCCTTCCCCGACGTGATCCAGCGCCTCTTGCAGGACAGTGTTATTCGTAAATGTCGCCTGCGTACCGTGGATGGAGACGAGACTGAGCTCATCACAGAAATCATCCACAGCAAGTCAGCG ATCTCCAAGTCAGTCCAGGAAAAGGAAGGCATGTCCAACTCACAGCAGTCCAGTGAGGGTCAAAGCTCCACCCAGCAAGTCCCGGAGGACATCTTCAGCTACTATGAGCAGATGgataaagaagaggaggaggaagaggagacgcAGACGGTTTCCTTCGAGATTCAACAG GAGATGATTGAGGAGCTGCAGAAGCGCTGCATTCAGCTGGAGTATCCCCTCCTAGCAGAGTACGACTTTCGCAATGATACCGTCAACCCAGACATCAACATAGACCTGAAACCCACCGCTGTGCTGCGGCCGTATCAGGAAAAGAGTCTGCGCAAGATGTTTGGCAATGGACGTGCTCGCTCTGGAGTCATCGTGCTGCCCTGCG GAGCTGGGAAATCTCTTGTGGGCGTGACAGCAGCGTGCACAGTGCGCAAACGCTGTCTGGTTTTGGGTAACTCCGCTGTGTCTGTGGAGCAGTGGAAGTCCCAGTTCAAGATGTGGTCCACAATCGACGATTCTCAGATCTGCCGCTTCACCTCAGACGCCAAGGACAAACCCATCGGCTGCTCGGTGGCCATTAGCACCTACTCCATGTTGGGTCACACCACCAAGCGCTCCTGGGAGGCTGAGAGGGTCATGGAGTGGATGCGGAGTCAGGAGTGGGGACTCATCATCCTGGATGAGGTGCACACGATCCCTG CCAAGATGTTTCGTCGCGTTCTCACCATCGTCCAGGCTCACTGCAAACTGGGGCTCACTGCCACTCTGGTCAGGGAAGATGACAAGATCGTGGACCTCAACTTCCTCATTGGGCCTAAGCTGTATGAAGCTAACTGGATGGAACTGCAGAACAACGGTTACATTGCCAAAGTCCAGTGTGCAGAG gtATGGTGCCCGATGTCTCCAGAGTTTTACAGAGAGTATGTGGCCATAAAGACAAAGAAGCGCATCCTGCTTTACACCATGAACCCTAACAAGTTCCGTGCCTGCCAGTTCCTCATCCGCTTTCACGAGCGCCGCAACGACAAGATCATCGTCTTTGCCGACAACGTGTTTGCTTTAAAGGAGTACGCCATTCGCCTCAATAA GCCGTACATCTATGGTCCAACCTCTCAGGGGGAGCGCATGCAGATTTTGCAGAACTTCAAACACAACCCAAAGATCAACACGATTTTTATTTCCAAG GTTGGAGACACCTCCTTTGACTTGCCTGAGGCCAATTGTCTGATCCAGATCTCCTCCCATGGTGGATCACGTAGGCAGGAGGCCCAGAGGCTCGGAAGAGTCTTACGAGCCAAAAAA AGGAATGGCAGCAGAGGAGTATAA